In a single window of the Poecile atricapillus isolate bPoeAtr1 chromosome 27, bPoeAtr1.hap1, whole genome shotgun sequence genome:
- the ARHGAP23 gene encoding rho GTPase-activating protein 23 isoform X3 codes for MWDEHPTPGRRDGASPNANAPPEGGSFPWVGPKTVALRKSSQGGFGFTLRHFIVYPPESAVHSAKEEENGNRAGPPRSRLEPMDTIFVKNVREDGPAHQAGLRTGDRLVKVNGESIIGKTYSQVIALIQNSDDVLELSIMPKDEDILQLAYSQDAYLKGNEPYSGGAQSIPEPPPICYPRKTYPFQARGAEPAPGQPPDPRAPRPATSGPSPPLGARSDSGGSPAHRPEEPQPGGPSPRPAAPHGHPGSFSRPSCPANVASSAPERYGMSPATASCYGVPKHLPEHRTHCGFKEGVGGLSGAGRLPRDVSGSQRVPGRQECQQALSRWFCSQEPRRSASEERRHAMPRYRSVSHDRLGGSGAAAPRGWPHSASQDTLLQPSREGWAPRARSDHYLGRYGRSMEALEPSALLSQHLERSAWPPERLCRAAAAAAASGQPVPPGSFAASSSSSSSSSREPVQKHPSQPNLQSADDSGYIGYRSYSPSFQRRTGLLHALSCRDPAFGGLPTFSIAQRAAAPLRDPALSPAASPAAAPAVPSAAQEPRPEGGRASEQPEERREEVVLRQKPPTGRKMPAPLRQMNFVFPEGVKETDICDPAGAAGRGDRPGGERPGRRVAPLAAPEDSLASIPFIDEPTSPSIDLKAKHVPASSVVSSAMNSAPAVATSPASPTFAFALSRHYSQDCSSIKAGRRSSYLLAITTERSKSCDDGLNAFRDEGKILRRMPSRVPSLRMLRSFFTDGSLDSLGTSEDARSKRHSTSDLSDVPFSAVRKEGWLHCKQILTKKGKKVGGGIRQWKRVFAVLRTHSLYLCKDRREAVTCAPAPGEEEPPISIQACLVDISYSETKRKHVFRLTTADFCEYLFQAEDREDMLAWIKVIRENSKAEGEDPGFASQALISKKLNDYRKVSPAGTKPDSSPKGPRGLGIRAEFLKQTGTSAPRSPRQDAAVTKDESSSQKAPWGINIMKKNKKSAPRAFGVRLEDCQPAPDNKNVPLIVEACCKVVEDRGLEYMGIYRVPGNNAVVSSLQEQLNKGATEINLQDERWQDLNVISSLLKSFFRKLPEPLFTDDKYNDFIEANRIEDASERMRTLRKLIRDLPGHYYETLKFLVGHLKTIADHSEKNKMEPRNLALVFGPTLVRTSEDNMTDMVTHMPDRYKIVETLIQHSDWFFSDKEDKGEKTPVDEKEAQSVPNIEYLLPNIGRTAAPGDAAGSTRSGSAKPKGTWPSRKAPPHRELLAIPFVSAAARKRKKRREAEGVGSSTDDDAERRDGPGRQQEREGPAVTPGKAPRGTGTGTEPAAPGPAGMERGCSADPAGTGSEPAPDARSIVSGYSTLSTMDRSLCSEVHSVAGSRGEEADDERSELSHMETDTESREGGRGQPGVGTGDEDKSPLGRPSFNSHRLIQCDTLARRKLGRPRPAGDTAGVASGDEQSWVAPGRPWLREQLRQHLRGSTDDMGVRLRRAHSPETRRKKSSWRRHTVVVPGGLKDLNFNEWKEPRGLEGTPGPCRDKDSGLSSLESTKARPAVAPPGTGGPGTATESPPGSPGPPAPLRFPQCL; via the exons CCGACGCCGGGCCGGAGAGATGGGGCGTCCCCGAACGCCAACGCACCCCCGGAGGGGGGATCCTTCCCCTGGGTGGGCCCCAAGACGGTGGCGCTGCGGAAGAGCTCCCAGGGCGGCTTCGGCTTCACCCTCCGCCACTTCATCGTGTACCCCCCGGAATCGGCCGTGCACTCGGCCAAG gaggaggagaatggGAACCGAGCAG GTCCCCCCCGGAGCCGCCTGGAGCCCATGGACACGATCTTCGTGAAGAACGTGCGGGAGGACGGGCCGGCGCACCAGGCGGGGCTGCGCACGG gtgaCCGGCTGGTCAAGGTGAACGGGGAGAGCATCATCGGGAAAACCTATTCTCAGGTGATCGCCCTGATCCAGAACAG TGACGATGTGCTGGAGCTCTCCATCATGCCCAAGGACGAGGACATCCTCCAGCTG GCCTATTCCCAGGACGCCTACCTGAAGGGCAACGAGCCGTACTCCGGGGGGGCTCAGAGCAtccccgagccccctcccaTCTGCTACCCGCGGAAAACCTACCCCTTCCAGGCCCGGGGTGCCGAACCAGCCCCGGGACAGCCGCCGgacccccgcgccccccgcccggccaccAGCGGCCCCTCGCCCCCGCTCGGCGCCCGCAGCGACAGCGGCGGCAGCCCCGCGCACCGCCCCGAGGAGCCGCAGCCCGGGGGTCCCTCCCCGCGCCCCGCCGCACCCCACGGGCACCCCGGCTCCTTCTCCCGCCCCTCCTGCCCGGCCAACGTCGCATCCTCCGCTCCCGAGCGCTACGGGATGTCCcccgccaccgcctcctgcTACGGCGTCCCCAAGCACCTCCCGGAGCACCGGACTCACTGCGGCTTCAAGGAGGGCGTCGGGGGCCTCTCGGGAGCCGGGCGGCTCCCCCGGGACGTGTCGGGGAGCCAGCGTGTGCCCGGTCGCCAGGAGTGCCAGCAGGCGCTGTCGCGCTGGTTCTGCAGCCAGGAGCCGCGGCGCAGCGCCTCGGAGGAGCGGCGACACGCTATGCCCCGCTACCGCAGCGTGTCCCACGACCGCCTCGGGGGCTCCGGGGCCGCGGCCCCTCGGGGCTGGCCCCACAGCGCCTCGCAGGacaccctgctgcagcccagccgCGAGGGATGGGCCCCCCGAGCCCGCTCCGACCATTACCTGGGCAGGTACGGGCGCTCCATGGAGGCGCTGGAGCCCAGCGCGCTGCTCTCGCAGCACCTGGAGCGCTCAGCCTGGCCGCCCGAGAGGCTCTGCcgggccgctgccgccgccgccgcctccgggCAGCCGGTCCCGCCCGGCTCCTTCGccgcttcctcctcctcctcctcctcctcctcgcggGAGCCGGTGCAGAAGCACCCGTCGCAGCCCAACCTGCAGAGCGCGGATGACTCGGGCTACATCGGCTACCGCAGCTACAGCCCGTCCTTCCAGCGCCGCACCGGGCTGCTGCACgccctgtcctgccgggaccCGGCCTTCGGGGGGCTGCCCACCTTCAGCATCGCTCAGCGAGCGGCGGCTCCGCTCAGGGACCCCGCGCTCAGCCCCGCCGCgtcccccgccgccgccccggccgTGCCCAGCGCGGCCCAGGAGCCGAGGCCGGAGGGCGGCCGAGCCTCCGAGCAGCCGGAGGAGCGCAGGGAGGAGGTGGTGCTGCGGCAGAAGCCGCCCACGGGCCGCAAGATGCCCGCGCCGCTGCGGCAGATGAACTTCGTGTTCCCCGAGGGGGTGAAGGAGACGGACATTTGTGACCCGGCCGGGGCCGcgggcagaggggacaggccGGGGGGCGAGCGGCCGGGCCGGAGAGTGGCTCCCTTGGCGGCCCCCGAGGACTCGCTGGCGTCCATCCCCTTCATCG ACGAACCCACCAGCCCCAGCATCGACCTGAAGGCCAAGCACGTCCCGGCCTCCTCGGTGGTGTCCAGCGCCATGAACTCCGCACCCGCCGTGGCCACCAGCCCCGCGTCGCCCACCTTCGCCTTCGCCCTGTCCCGGCACTACTCCCAGGACTGCA GCAGCATCAAGGCCGGCCGCCGCTCCTCCTACCTGCTGGCCATCACCACCGAGCGCTCCAAGTCCTGCGACGACGGTCTGAACGCGTTTCGGGACGAGGGGAAGATCCTAAG GAGGATGCCCAGCCGGGTCCCCAGCCTCCGCATGCTGAGGAGTTTCTTCACCGACGGG TCTCTGGACAGCCTGGGCACGTCCGAAGACGCCCGTTCCAAAAGACACTCAACCTCCGACCTCTCGGACGTGCCGTTCAGCGCCGTGAGGAAGGAGGGCTGGCTCCACTGCAAGCAGATCCTCACCAAAAAGGGGAAG AAGGTCGGTGGAGGCATCCGGCAGTGGAAGCGCGTGTTCGCCGTGCTGCGCACCCACTCGCTGTACCTGTGCAAGGACAGGCGGGAGGCGGTGACCTGCGCCCCGGCCCCAGGTGAGGAGGAGCCGCCGATCAGCATCCAAGCGTGCCTGGTGGACATCTCCTACAGCGAGACCAAGAGGAAGCACGTCTTCCGCCTGACGACCGCTGACTTCTGTGAATATCTCTTTCAGGCAGAGGATCGGGAAGACATGCTGGCCTGGATCAAAGTCATCAGGGAGAACAGCAAGGCTGAGGGCGAG gaccccGGTTTTGCCAGCCAAGCCCTTATCAGCAAGAAGTTAAACGACTACCGGAAAGTGAG ccctgcggGCACCAAGCCCGACTCGTCCCCCAAGGGCCCTCGTGGGCTGGGGATCCGAGCCGAGTTCCTGAAGCAGACGGGAACCAGCGCGCCCCGGTCCCCCAGGCAGGACGCAGCTGTCACAAAAG ATGAAAGCAGCTCCCAAAAAGCCCCGTGGGGCATCAACATCAtgaagaagaacaagaaatcCGCCCCGCGCGCCTTCGGCGTGAGGCTGGAGGATTGTCAGCCTGCCCCAGACAACAAG aacGTGCCCCTGATCGTGGAAGCGTGCTGCAAGGTGGTGGAGGACCGCGGGCTGGAGTACATGGGCATCTACCGCGTGCCCGGCAACAACGCGGTGGTGTccagcctgcaggagcagctcaacAAGGGAGCCACCGAGATCAACCTGCAGGACGAG CGGTGGCAGGACCTGAACGTCATCAGCAGCCTCTTGAAATCCTTTTTCCGAAAGCTGCCCGAGCCTCTCTTCACCGACG ATAAATACAACGACTTTATCGAAGCAAATCGCATCGAAGACGCCAGCGAGAGGATGAGGACGCTGCGGAAGCTG ATCCGGGACCTGCCAGGCCACTACTACGAGACCCTCAAATTCCTGGTGGGTCACCTGAAGACCATCGCTGACCACTCGGAGAAGAACAAG ATGGAGCCCCGGAACCTGGCGCTGGTGTTCGGCCCCACGCTGGTGCGGACGTCCGAGGACAACATGACCGACATGGTGACGCACATGCCCGACCGCTACAAGATCGTGGAGACCCTCATCCAGCAC TCAGACTGGTTCTTCAGCGACAAGGAGGACAAGGGCGAGAAG ACCCCCGTGGATGAGAAGGAGGCTCAGTCCGTGCCCAACATCGAGTACCTGCTGCCCAACATCGGCAGGACGGCGGCGCCCGGCGATGCCGCAG GCTCGACCCGCAGCGGCTCCGCCAAACCGAAG ggcacgTGGCCGTCGCGCAAAGCGCCGCCGCACCGGGAGCTCCTCGCCATCCCCTTCGTCTCGGCCGCCGCCCgcaagaggaagaagaggagagagGCCGAAGGCGTTGGGAGCAGCACCGACGACGACGCGGAGCGCAGGGACGGCCCGGGCCGGCAGCAGGAGCGGGAGGGCCCCGCGGTGACACCCGGCAAAGCCCCCcgcggcaccggcaccggcaccgagccggcggctcccggcccggccgggaTGGAGCGGGGATGCTCCGCCGATCCCGCGGGAACCGGATCCGAGCCGGCCCCCGACGCCCGCTCCATCGTGTCCGGCTACTCCACGCTGTCCACCATGGACCGCAGCCTGTGCTCCGAGGTGCACTCGGTGGCCGGGAGCCGCGGGGAGGAGGCGGACGACGAGCGCAGCGAGCTCAGCCACATGGAGACGGACACGGAGAGCCGCGAGGGcggccggggacagcccggggtGGGGACAGGCGACGAGGACAAGTCACCCCTTGGCCGCCCCTCCTTCAACTCGCACCGCTTGATCCAGTGCGACACGCTGGCCCGCAGGAAGCTGGGCAGGCCGCGGCCGgccggggacaccgcgggggtGGCCAGCGGCGACGAGCAGAGCTGGGTGGCCCCCGGGCGACCGTGGCTGCGGGAGCAGCTCCGGCAGCACCTGCGGGGCTCCACCGATGACATGGGGGTCCGCCTGCGCCGGGCGCACTCCCCCGAGACCCGCCGCAAGAAGAGCAGCTGGCGCCGGCACACGGTGGTGGTGCCCGGTGGCCTCAAGGACCTCAACTTCAACGAGTGGAAGGAACCGCGGGGGCtcgaggggacaccgggaccctgTCGCGACAAGGACTCGGGGCTCAGCAGCTTGGAGTCCACCAAAGCCCGGCCCGCGGTTGCCCCGCCTGGCACTGGCGGCCCGGGCACGGCCACCGAGAGCcccccgggcagccccggccccccggCCCCCCTGCGCTTCCCGCAGTGTCTGTGA
- the ARHGAP23 gene encoding rho GTPase-activating protein 23 isoform X1 — MNGIAFCLVGIPPSAPAPTPGRRDGASPNANAPPEGGSFPWVGPKTVALRKSSQGGFGFTLRHFIVYPPESAVHSAKEEENGNRAGPPRSRLEPMDTIFVKNVREDGPAHQAGLRTGDRLVKVNGESIIGKTYSQVIALIQNSDDVLELSIMPKDEDILQLAYSQDAYLKGNEPYSGGAQSIPEPPPICYPRKTYPFQARGAEPAPGQPPDPRAPRPATSGPSPPLGARSDSGGSPAHRPEEPQPGGPSPRPAAPHGHPGSFSRPSCPANVASSAPERYGMSPATASCYGVPKHLPEHRTHCGFKEGVGGLSGAGRLPRDVSGSQRVPGRQECQQALSRWFCSQEPRRSASEERRHAMPRYRSVSHDRLGGSGAAAPRGWPHSASQDTLLQPSREGWAPRARSDHYLGRYGRSMEALEPSALLSQHLERSAWPPERLCRAAAAAAASGQPVPPGSFAASSSSSSSSSREPVQKHPSQPNLQSADDSGYIGYRSYSPSFQRRTGLLHALSCRDPAFGGLPTFSIAQRAAAPLRDPALSPAASPAAAPAVPSAAQEPRPEGGRASEQPEERREEVVLRQKPPTGRKMPAPLRQMNFVFPEGVKETDICDPAGAAGRGDRPGGERPGRRVAPLAAPEDSLASIPFIDEPTSPSIDLKAKHVPASSVVSSAMNSAPAVATSPASPTFAFALSRHYSQDCSSIKAGRRSSYLLAITTERSKSCDDGLNAFRDEGKILRRMPSRVPSLRMLRSFFTDGSLDSLGTSEDARSKRHSTSDLSDVPFSAVRKEGWLHCKQILTKKGKKVGGGIRQWKRVFAVLRTHSLYLCKDRREAVTCAPAPGEEEPPISIQACLVDISYSETKRKHVFRLTTADFCEYLFQAEDREDMLAWIKVIRENSKAEGEDPGFASQALISKKLNDYRKVSPAGTKPDSSPKGPRGLGIRAEFLKQTGTSAPRSPRQDAAVTKDESSSQKAPWGINIMKKNKKSAPRAFGVRLEDCQPAPDNKNVPLIVEACCKVVEDRGLEYMGIYRVPGNNAVVSSLQEQLNKGATEINLQDERWQDLNVISSLLKSFFRKLPEPLFTDDKYNDFIEANRIEDASERMRTLRKLIRDLPGHYYETLKFLVGHLKTIADHSEKNKMEPRNLALVFGPTLVRTSEDNMTDMVTHMPDRYKIVETLIQHSDWFFSDKEDKGEKTPVDEKEAQSVPNIEYLLPNIGRTAAPGDAAGSTRSGSAKPKGTWPSRKAPPHRELLAIPFVSAAARKRKKRREAEGVGSSTDDDAERRDGPGRQQEREGPAVTPGKAPRGTGTGTEPAAPGPAGMERGCSADPAGTGSEPAPDARSIVSGYSTLSTMDRSLCSEVHSVAGSRGEEADDERSELSHMETDTESREGGRGQPGVGTGDEDKSPLGRPSFNSHRLIQCDTLARRKLGRPRPAGDTAGVASGDEQSWVAPGRPWLREQLRQHLRGSTDDMGVRLRRAHSPETRRKKSSWRRHTVVVPGGLKDLNFNEWKEPRGLEGTPGPCRDKDSGLSSLESTKARPAVAPPGTGGPGTATESPPGSPGPPAPLRFPQCL, encoded by the exons CCGACGCCGGGCCGGAGAGATGGGGCGTCCCCGAACGCCAACGCACCCCCGGAGGGGGGATCCTTCCCCTGGGTGGGCCCCAAGACGGTGGCGCTGCGGAAGAGCTCCCAGGGCGGCTTCGGCTTCACCCTCCGCCACTTCATCGTGTACCCCCCGGAATCGGCCGTGCACTCGGCCAAG gaggaggagaatggGAACCGAGCAG GTCCCCCCCGGAGCCGCCTGGAGCCCATGGACACGATCTTCGTGAAGAACGTGCGGGAGGACGGGCCGGCGCACCAGGCGGGGCTGCGCACGG gtgaCCGGCTGGTCAAGGTGAACGGGGAGAGCATCATCGGGAAAACCTATTCTCAGGTGATCGCCCTGATCCAGAACAG TGACGATGTGCTGGAGCTCTCCATCATGCCCAAGGACGAGGACATCCTCCAGCTG GCCTATTCCCAGGACGCCTACCTGAAGGGCAACGAGCCGTACTCCGGGGGGGCTCAGAGCAtccccgagccccctcccaTCTGCTACCCGCGGAAAACCTACCCCTTCCAGGCCCGGGGTGCCGAACCAGCCCCGGGACAGCCGCCGgacccccgcgccccccgcccggccaccAGCGGCCCCTCGCCCCCGCTCGGCGCCCGCAGCGACAGCGGCGGCAGCCCCGCGCACCGCCCCGAGGAGCCGCAGCCCGGGGGTCCCTCCCCGCGCCCCGCCGCACCCCACGGGCACCCCGGCTCCTTCTCCCGCCCCTCCTGCCCGGCCAACGTCGCATCCTCCGCTCCCGAGCGCTACGGGATGTCCcccgccaccgcctcctgcTACGGCGTCCCCAAGCACCTCCCGGAGCACCGGACTCACTGCGGCTTCAAGGAGGGCGTCGGGGGCCTCTCGGGAGCCGGGCGGCTCCCCCGGGACGTGTCGGGGAGCCAGCGTGTGCCCGGTCGCCAGGAGTGCCAGCAGGCGCTGTCGCGCTGGTTCTGCAGCCAGGAGCCGCGGCGCAGCGCCTCGGAGGAGCGGCGACACGCTATGCCCCGCTACCGCAGCGTGTCCCACGACCGCCTCGGGGGCTCCGGGGCCGCGGCCCCTCGGGGCTGGCCCCACAGCGCCTCGCAGGacaccctgctgcagcccagccgCGAGGGATGGGCCCCCCGAGCCCGCTCCGACCATTACCTGGGCAGGTACGGGCGCTCCATGGAGGCGCTGGAGCCCAGCGCGCTGCTCTCGCAGCACCTGGAGCGCTCAGCCTGGCCGCCCGAGAGGCTCTGCcgggccgctgccgccgccgccgcctccgggCAGCCGGTCCCGCCCGGCTCCTTCGccgcttcctcctcctcctcctcctcctcctcgcggGAGCCGGTGCAGAAGCACCCGTCGCAGCCCAACCTGCAGAGCGCGGATGACTCGGGCTACATCGGCTACCGCAGCTACAGCCCGTCCTTCCAGCGCCGCACCGGGCTGCTGCACgccctgtcctgccgggaccCGGCCTTCGGGGGGCTGCCCACCTTCAGCATCGCTCAGCGAGCGGCGGCTCCGCTCAGGGACCCCGCGCTCAGCCCCGCCGCgtcccccgccgccgccccggccgTGCCCAGCGCGGCCCAGGAGCCGAGGCCGGAGGGCGGCCGAGCCTCCGAGCAGCCGGAGGAGCGCAGGGAGGAGGTGGTGCTGCGGCAGAAGCCGCCCACGGGCCGCAAGATGCCCGCGCCGCTGCGGCAGATGAACTTCGTGTTCCCCGAGGGGGTGAAGGAGACGGACATTTGTGACCCGGCCGGGGCCGcgggcagaggggacaggccGGGGGGCGAGCGGCCGGGCCGGAGAGTGGCTCCCTTGGCGGCCCCCGAGGACTCGCTGGCGTCCATCCCCTTCATCG ACGAACCCACCAGCCCCAGCATCGACCTGAAGGCCAAGCACGTCCCGGCCTCCTCGGTGGTGTCCAGCGCCATGAACTCCGCACCCGCCGTGGCCACCAGCCCCGCGTCGCCCACCTTCGCCTTCGCCCTGTCCCGGCACTACTCCCAGGACTGCA GCAGCATCAAGGCCGGCCGCCGCTCCTCCTACCTGCTGGCCATCACCACCGAGCGCTCCAAGTCCTGCGACGACGGTCTGAACGCGTTTCGGGACGAGGGGAAGATCCTAAG GAGGATGCCCAGCCGGGTCCCCAGCCTCCGCATGCTGAGGAGTTTCTTCACCGACGGG TCTCTGGACAGCCTGGGCACGTCCGAAGACGCCCGTTCCAAAAGACACTCAACCTCCGACCTCTCGGACGTGCCGTTCAGCGCCGTGAGGAAGGAGGGCTGGCTCCACTGCAAGCAGATCCTCACCAAAAAGGGGAAG AAGGTCGGTGGAGGCATCCGGCAGTGGAAGCGCGTGTTCGCCGTGCTGCGCACCCACTCGCTGTACCTGTGCAAGGACAGGCGGGAGGCGGTGACCTGCGCCCCGGCCCCAGGTGAGGAGGAGCCGCCGATCAGCATCCAAGCGTGCCTGGTGGACATCTCCTACAGCGAGACCAAGAGGAAGCACGTCTTCCGCCTGACGACCGCTGACTTCTGTGAATATCTCTTTCAGGCAGAGGATCGGGAAGACATGCTGGCCTGGATCAAAGTCATCAGGGAGAACAGCAAGGCTGAGGGCGAG gaccccGGTTTTGCCAGCCAAGCCCTTATCAGCAAGAAGTTAAACGACTACCGGAAAGTGAG ccctgcggGCACCAAGCCCGACTCGTCCCCCAAGGGCCCTCGTGGGCTGGGGATCCGAGCCGAGTTCCTGAAGCAGACGGGAACCAGCGCGCCCCGGTCCCCCAGGCAGGACGCAGCTGTCACAAAAG ATGAAAGCAGCTCCCAAAAAGCCCCGTGGGGCATCAACATCAtgaagaagaacaagaaatcCGCCCCGCGCGCCTTCGGCGTGAGGCTGGAGGATTGTCAGCCTGCCCCAGACAACAAG aacGTGCCCCTGATCGTGGAAGCGTGCTGCAAGGTGGTGGAGGACCGCGGGCTGGAGTACATGGGCATCTACCGCGTGCCCGGCAACAACGCGGTGGTGTccagcctgcaggagcagctcaacAAGGGAGCCACCGAGATCAACCTGCAGGACGAG CGGTGGCAGGACCTGAACGTCATCAGCAGCCTCTTGAAATCCTTTTTCCGAAAGCTGCCCGAGCCTCTCTTCACCGACG ATAAATACAACGACTTTATCGAAGCAAATCGCATCGAAGACGCCAGCGAGAGGATGAGGACGCTGCGGAAGCTG ATCCGGGACCTGCCAGGCCACTACTACGAGACCCTCAAATTCCTGGTGGGTCACCTGAAGACCATCGCTGACCACTCGGAGAAGAACAAG ATGGAGCCCCGGAACCTGGCGCTGGTGTTCGGCCCCACGCTGGTGCGGACGTCCGAGGACAACATGACCGACATGGTGACGCACATGCCCGACCGCTACAAGATCGTGGAGACCCTCATCCAGCAC TCAGACTGGTTCTTCAGCGACAAGGAGGACAAGGGCGAGAAG ACCCCCGTGGATGAGAAGGAGGCTCAGTCCGTGCCCAACATCGAGTACCTGCTGCCCAACATCGGCAGGACGGCGGCGCCCGGCGATGCCGCAG GCTCGACCCGCAGCGGCTCCGCCAAACCGAAG ggcacgTGGCCGTCGCGCAAAGCGCCGCCGCACCGGGAGCTCCTCGCCATCCCCTTCGTCTCGGCCGCCGCCCgcaagaggaagaagaggagagagGCCGAAGGCGTTGGGAGCAGCACCGACGACGACGCGGAGCGCAGGGACGGCCCGGGCCGGCAGCAGGAGCGGGAGGGCCCCGCGGTGACACCCGGCAAAGCCCCCcgcggcaccggcaccggcaccgagccggcggctcccggcccggccgggaTGGAGCGGGGATGCTCCGCCGATCCCGCGGGAACCGGATCCGAGCCGGCCCCCGACGCCCGCTCCATCGTGTCCGGCTACTCCACGCTGTCCACCATGGACCGCAGCCTGTGCTCCGAGGTGCACTCGGTGGCCGGGAGCCGCGGGGAGGAGGCGGACGACGAGCGCAGCGAGCTCAGCCACATGGAGACGGACACGGAGAGCCGCGAGGGcggccggggacagcccggggtGGGGACAGGCGACGAGGACAAGTCACCCCTTGGCCGCCCCTCCTTCAACTCGCACCGCTTGATCCAGTGCGACACGCTGGCCCGCAGGAAGCTGGGCAGGCCGCGGCCGgccggggacaccgcgggggtGGCCAGCGGCGACGAGCAGAGCTGGGTGGCCCCCGGGCGACCGTGGCTGCGGGAGCAGCTCCGGCAGCACCTGCGGGGCTCCACCGATGACATGGGGGTCCGCCTGCGCCGGGCGCACTCCCCCGAGACCCGCCGCAAGAAGAGCAGCTGGCGCCGGCACACGGTGGTGGTGCCCGGTGGCCTCAAGGACCTCAACTTCAACGAGTGGAAGGAACCGCGGGGGCtcgaggggacaccgggaccctgTCGCGACAAGGACTCGGGGCTCAGCAGCTTGGAGTCCACCAAAGCCCGGCCCGCGGTTGCCCCGCCTGGCACTGGCGGCCCGGGCACGGCCACCGAGAGCcccccgggcagccccggccccccggCCCCCCTGCGCTTCCCGCAGTGTCTGTGA